The following coding sequences are from one Gemmatimonadota bacterium window:
- a CDS encoding DUF2927 domain-containing protein encodes MRLRPLSCVLCCLALGACGDSPAEPRSDVIIVIDAPASTDIVVGDELRLTASTSAGAAPLSWASRDTSVAGVIAGLVEARRPGSVRIDVTAAAASGSIDLRVLPRDGGYAATEIDYFAEIAFGAEFGGATPLVRRWAVGPTIRVNGSPTEEDRATLERVLGELNALMTSAQVSLVESDAAVELHFAPRAQFPGILPQYVPGNVGFFWVWWDASQVLYRSVVLIANDVDPELRRHLIREEVTQMLGLMQDSFTFPESIFYQGSSRVSEYAPVDRALIEMLYGVHVAPGMERLAAVRELRRGTRMAAPPLAAPSRIPEVHGRPGSGGGGDSYRLQAYPRALPWSGGRPLRYQR; translated from the coding sequence ATGCGCCTCCGGCCGCTATCGTGCGTGCTCTGCTGTCTCGCGCTCGGCGCGTGCGGAGACTCTCCCGCGGAGCCTCGCTCGGACGTAATCATCGTCATCGATGCGCCGGCGTCGACGGACATCGTCGTTGGGGATGAACTTCGCCTGACCGCGAGCACGTCGGCCGGCGCGGCCCCGCTGTCGTGGGCGTCGCGCGACACATCAGTAGCCGGGGTCATAGCCGGGCTGGTCGAGGCCCGCCGGCCCGGATCCGTCCGGATCGATGTGACCGCGGCCGCGGCATCCGGCTCGATCGATCTCCGCGTACTCCCGCGCGATGGCGGATATGCGGCGACGGAGATCGACTACTTCGCGGAGATCGCGTTCGGCGCCGAGTTCGGTGGCGCGACACCCCTTGTCAGGCGATGGGCCGTGGGCCCGACGATCCGCGTGAATGGCTCTCCGACCGAGGAGGACCGCGCGACGCTCGAGCGTGTGCTCGGGGAGCTCAACGCCCTCATGACGAGTGCCCAGGTCTCGCTGGTGGAGAGCGATGCCGCGGTCGAGCTCCACTTCGCACCGCGTGCACAGTTCCCGGGAATCTTACCCCAATACGTCCCAGGCAATGTCGGCTTCTTCTGGGTGTGGTGGGACGCGAGCCAGGTCCTCTACCGCTCGGTCGTTCTGATCGCGAACGATGTCGATCCGGAGCTGAGGCGTCACCTGATCCGTGAGGAAGTGACGCAGATGCTTGGGCTGATGCAGGACTCGTTCACCTTTCCCGAGAGCATCTTCTACCAGGGCTCCTCTCGCGTGAGCGAGTATGCGCCCGTCGACAGGGCGCTCATCGAGATGCTCTACGGCGTGCATGTCGCGCCCGGGATGGAGCGCCTCGCTGCGGTTAGGGAACTCCGGCGGGGCACCCGGATGGCAGCCCCCCCGCTCGCGGCGCCATCGAGGATTCCTGAGGTCCACGGCCGGCCGGGGTCGGGTGGCGGCGGCGACTCATACCGTCTTCAGGCATACCCGAGGGCGCTACCCTGGTCGGGAGGACGACCCCTCAGGTATCAGCGCTAG
- a CDS encoding type II toxin-antitoxin system VapC family toxin, producing the protein MIFVDTNIFVYAVGRPHPLRDPARRILLDAMHGSEALVTSCEVLLELMHIYLPVERLEALDKAWTLATSRVVDIWSIEPDDLALARSSIVRHPELSARDLLHLACCRRRGVGRTHTFDRALRAAIEAG; encoded by the coding sequence GTGATCTTCGTCGACACGAACATCTTCGTGTATGCGGTAGGTCGTCCTCACCCGCTGCGTGACCCGGCTCGCCGAATCCTCCTGGACGCAATGCACGGCTCGGAAGCACTGGTCACTTCGTGTGAGGTCCTCCTGGAGCTCATGCACATCTACCTTCCGGTCGAGCGGCTCGAGGCGCTCGACAAGGCGTGGACCCTGGCGACCTCGAGGGTGGTCGACATCTGGTCCATCGAGCCCGACGATCTCGCGCTGGCGCGCTCCTCCATCGTCCGACACCCCGAGCTATCCGCTCGAGATCTGCTTCATCTGGCTTGTTGCCGTCGTCGCGGAGTGGGTCGGACTCACACCTTCGATCGGGCGCTGCGCGCCGCCATCGAGGCGGGCTGA